A genomic stretch from Borrelia hispanica CRI includes:
- a CDS encoding DUF603 domain-containing protein — translation MNKVKKSFDDYIVYFNEGKLSDAQISKEMGVSRVNVCKMRRRWESRESNNLEEHPKVTISEETLNNVLIRASEHSAQSSSIKSQLHMARNRLGLKFIASFIVYLDLEFKSYNQEIKVLESKIERLKEEINNEDDQDLNNKLCELDEVKRAKELKKMELYYQAMLKLKATDFESQVKFKI, via the coding sequence ATGAATAAAGTCAAGAAATCATTTGATGATTATATTGTGTATTTTAATGAAGGGAAGCTTAGTGATGCACAGATTAGTAAAGAGATGGGTGTAAGTCGTGTTAATGTATGTAAAATGAGACGTAGATGGGAGTCTAGAGAAAGCAATAATTTAGAAGAACATCCAAAAGTAACAATTAGTGAAGAAACTCTAAATAATGTGTTAATTCGTGCATCAGAACATAGTGCACAATCAAGTAGTATTAAAAGCCAGCTTCATATGGCTAGAAATAGATTGGGATTAAAATTTATTGCGTCATTTATAGTTTATTTAGATTTGGAGTTTAAATCATACAATCAAGAAATAAAGGTGTTAGAGAGCAAAATTGAAAGACTTAAAGAAGAAATTAATAATGAAGATGATCAAGATCTTAATAATAAGCTATGTGAACTTGACGAAGTTAAAAGAGCAAAAGAACTTAAAAAAATGGAATTGTATTACCAAGCTATGCTTAAATTAAAAGCAACTGATTTTGAATCACAAGTTAAATTTAAAATTTAA
- a CDS encoding Mlp family lipoprotein yields the protein MEITNFTLILLLLMSSCKQDNNTNKGIKSRNKRDLEQQVEAQKTPEENLREKLSESQIKGLDFLKEALSSDSEFNKFLNEDESKIKDALDHIQSELAKCTG from the coding sequence ATGGAAATAACCAATTTCACCTTGATTTTATTACTACTAATGAGCAGTTGTAAACAAGATAATAACACAAATAAAGGAATTAAGAGCAGAAATAAAAGAGACTTAGAACAACAAGTAGAAGCACAAAAAACACCTGAAGAAAACTTGAGAGAAAAATTAAGTGAAAGTCAAATCAAAGGTCTAGATTTTTTAAAAGAAGCTTTAAGTAGCGACTCTGAATTTAATAAATTTTTAAATGAAGACGAATCTAAAATAAAAGATGCTCTTGATCACATTCAATCAGAACTTGCAAAGTGCACAGGAGA